Proteins co-encoded in one Apodemus sylvaticus chromosome 6, mApoSyl1.1, whole genome shotgun sequence genomic window:
- the Riox1 gene encoding ribosomal oxygenase 1, which yields MDELPNGNGAALLQRGRRRRRRQPQPRGVSVLAPPLRSRKVRRHRKSAASRVAALRARALLSEDSDSKVPSVGGKREGPAGLPETSRSAEPRPVPVRPRPASATLPRRVEGRAALSRSLGTHADGPERPWDSPLQQVLAELNGIPSSRRRAARLFEWLLAPLPPDRFYRRLWEREAVLVRRQDHSYYEGLFSTADLDSMLRDEDVHFGQHLDAARYVNGLRETLNPPGRALPAVAWSLYRAGCSLRLLCPQAFSPTVWHFLAVLQEQFGSMAGSNVYLTPPNSQGFAPHYDDIEAFVLQLEGRKLWRIYRPRDPSEELALTSSPNFSQEDLGEPVLQTVLEPGDLLYFPRGFIHQAECQDGVHSLHLTLSTYQRNSWGDFLEAVLPLAMQAAIEENVEFRRGLPRDFMDYMGAQHSDSKDPRRTAFMEKVRALVARLGHFAPVDAVADQRAKDFIHDSLPPVLTDREKALSVHGLPVRWEAGEPVNVGAQLTTETQVHMLQDGIARLVGEGDRLLLYYTVENSRVYHLEEPKCLEIHPQQADAMELLLRSYPEFVRVGDLPCDSVEDQLSLATTLYDKGLLLTKTPLVLS from the coding sequence ATGGATGAGCTTCCGAATGGCAACGGCGCGGCGCTGCTGCAGCGCGGACGCCGGAGGCGCCGGCGACAGCCGCAGCCCCGCGGAGTGTCGGTCTTGGCTCCGCCCTTGCGGTCCCGGAAGGTCCGAAGGCACCGGAAAAGTGCAGCGTCCCGCGTGGCCGCGCTGAGAGCTCGCGCGCTCCTGAGCGAGGACTCGGACTCGAAGGTGCCATCAGTCGGGGGCAAGCGGGAGGGGCCTGCGGGGTTGCCGGAGACCTCGCGGTCAGCGGAGCCGCGGCCGGTACCGGTGCGCCCGAGGCCGGCTTCGGCGACCCTGCCGCGCCGCGTGGAGGGGCGGGCCGCGCTCTCCCGGAGCCTGGGGACCCACGCGGATGGCCCGGAGCGGCCCTGGGATTCGCCGCTGCAGCAGGTGTTGGCCGAGCTGAACGGCATCCCCAGCAGCCGGAGGCGCGCCGCCCGCCTCTTCGAGTGGCTCCTGGCGCCCCTGCCTCCGGACCGCTTCTACCGGCGGCTGTGGGAGCGGGAGGCGGTGCTTGTGCGGCGGCAGGACCACAGCTACTACGAAGGTCTCTTCTCCACCGCCGACTTGGACTCGATGCTGCGCGACGAGGACGTGCACTTCGGGCAGCATTTGGATGCCGCGCGCTATGTCAATGGGCTGCGGGAGACCTTGAACCCCCCGGGCCGCGCCCTGCCCGCCGTTGCGTGGTCCTTGTACCGAGCCGGCTGCTCCTTGCGCCTTCTTTGCCCGCAAGCCTTCTCGCCTACCGTGTGGCACTTTTTAGCTGTGCTGCAGGAACAGTTTGGAAGCATGGCAGGCTCCAACGTTTACCTCACGCCCCCCAACTCGCAGGGCTTTGCTCCTCACTACGACGACATCGAGGCGTTCGTGTTGCAGCTGGAAGGTCGGAAGCTCTGGCGCATCTACCGACCGCGGGACCCAAGTGAGGAGTTGGCCCTGACATCTAGTCCCAACTTCAGCCAGGAGGACCTTGGTGAGCCGGTGCTACAGACGGTGCTGGAACCCGGAGACTTGCTATATTTTCCTCGGGGCTTCATTCATCAAGCCGAGTGTCAGGATGGAGTCCACTCTCTGCACCTCACTTTGTCCACCTACCAGCGCAATTCGTGGGGTGACTTCCTGGAGGCCGTCTTGCCTCTGGCCATGCAGGCAGCCATCGAGGAAAATGTGGAGTTCCGTAGGGGTCTGCCTCGAGATTTCATGGATTACATGGGGGCTCAGCATTCAGACTCGAAGGATCCCAGAAGAACAGCTTTCATGGAAAAGGTGCGGGCCTTGGTTGCTCGCCTGGGCCACTTTGCTCCTGTGGATGCTGTGGCTGACCAGAGAGCAAAAGACTTCATTCACGATTCCCTGCCGCCGGTGCTGACcgatagggaaaaggctctaagTGTTCACGGGCTCCCAGTTCGCTGGGAGGCTGGAGAACCTGTCAATGTGGGGGCCCAGCTGACAACAGAAACCCAGGTCCATATGCTTCAGGATGGCATAGCTCGGCTGGTGGGTGAGGGAGACCGCTTGCTCCTGTATTACACAGTGGAAAACTCCCGCGTCTATCATCTGGAAGAGCCCAAGTGCTTAGAAATCCACCCCCAGCAGGCTGATGCCATGGAACTCTTGCTTCGCTCCTACCCAGAGTTTGTGAGAGTGGGGGATTTGCCCTGTGACAGTGTGGAAGACCAGCTTTCCTTAGCGACCACCTTATACGACAAGGGCCTGCTGCTCACGAAGACGCCTCTAGTTCTGAGTTAG